In Vicugna pacos chromosome 10, VicPac4, whole genome shotgun sequence, the following proteins share a genomic window:
- the DCHS1 gene encoding protocadherin-16 produces MQKVQGVAPSCLGLQSPRPLPLLSLLLLLLLLGAGVPGAWAQAGSLDLQIDEEQPAGTLIGDISAGLPAGTAAPPMYFISAQEGSGVGTDLAIDEHSGVVRTARVLDRERRDRYRFTAVTPDGATVEVTVRVADINDHAPAFPQARAVLQIPEHTALGTRYPLDPARDADAGRLGTQGYALSGDGAGETFRLETRPGPDGAPVPELVVTGELDRENRSHYMLQLEAYDGGSPPRRAQTLLDVTLLDINDHAPAFNQSRYHAVVSESLAPGSPVLQVYASDADAGANGAVTYEINRRQSEGDGPFSIDAHTGLLRLERPLDFEQRRVHELVVQARDGGAHPELGSAFVTVHVRDANDNQPSMTVIFLSADGSPRVSEAAPPGQLVARISVSDPDDGDFAHVNVSLEGGEGHFALSTQDSVIYLVCVARQLDREERDAYNLRVTATDSGSPPLRAEATFVLHVTDVNDNVPAFDRQLYRPEPLPEVALPGSFVVRVMARDPDQGTNGQVTYSLAPGAHTRWFSIDPTSGIITTAASLDYELEPQPQLIVVATDGGLPPLSSSTTVSVALQDVNDNEPQFQRTFYNASLPEGTQPGTCFLQVTATDADSGPFGLLSYSLGAGLGASGPPPFRIDAHSGDVCTTRTLDRDQGPSSFDFTVTAVDGGGLKSMVYVKVFVSDENDNPPHFYPREYAASLSAQSTPGTAVLRVRAHDPDQGPHGRLSYHILAGNSPPLFALDEHSGLLTVAWPLARRANSVVQLEIGAQDGGGLQAEPSARVNISIVPGTPLPPVFEQLQYVFSVPEDVAPGTSVGVVQAHNPPGRLGPVTLALSGGDPRGLFSLDGATGLLQTLRPLDRELLGPVLELEVRAGSGVPPAFAVARVRVLLDDVNDNSPAFPAPEDTVLLPSSMAPGTPIYTLRALDPDSGINGRVTFTLLAGGAGAFTVDPTTGRVRLMGPLGPPGGPAHELELEARDGGSPPRTSHFRLRVVVQDLGTRGLAPHFDSPTYRVDLPSGTTPGTQVLQVQARAPDGGPVTYHLAADGPSSPFGLEPHSGWLWVRAALDREAQELYTLKVMAVSGSKAELGQQTATATVRVSILNQNDHSPRLSEEPTFLAVAENQPPGTSVGRVFATDRDSGPNGRLTYSLRQLSEDSKAFRIHPQTGEVTTLQTLDREKQSSYQLLVQVQDGGSPSRSTTGTVHIAVLDLNDNSPTFLQASGAAGGGLPIQVPDGAPPGTLVTTLQAKDPDEGENGTILYMLTGPGSELFSLHPHSGELLTAAPLIRAERPHYVLTLSAHDQGSPPRSSSLQLLVQVLPSARSAEPPPDTSEPDPAAPVPVVLTVTATEGLRPGSLLGSVAPPESAEVGALTYTLVGGADPEGTFALDAASGRLYLARPLDFEAGPAWRALTVRAEGPGGAGARLLRVQVRVQDENEHAPAFARDPLALALPENPEPGAALYTFRASDADGPGPNSDVRYRLLRQEPPVPALRLDARTGALSAPRGLDRETTPALLLLVEATDRPANASRRRAARVSARVFVTDENDNAPVFASPSRVRLPEDQPPGPAALHVVARDPDLGEAARVSYRLAAGGDGYFRLHPSTGALSVVRSLDREQRAEYVLTVVASDHGSPPRSATQLLTVSVADVNDEAPAFQQQEYSVLLRENSPPGTSLLTLRATDPDLGANGQVTYGGVSGESFSLDPDTGVLTTLQALDREEQEEINLTVYARDGGLPPLLTHVTVRVAVEDENDHAPTFGSAHLSLEVPEGQDPQTLTTLRASDPDVGVNGQLQYRILDGDPSGAFVLDQASGEFGTMRPLDREVEPAFQLQIEARDGGQPALSATLLVTVTVLDANDHAPAFPVPAYSVEVPEDAPPGTLLLQLQAHDPDAGANGRVTYYLGAGAAGAFLLEPSSGELRTAAALDREQCPSYAFTVNAVDGAAAGPLSTTVPVTITVRDVNDHAPTFPTSPLRLRLPRPGSSLSTPTLALATLRAEDRDAGANASILYRLAGTPPPGTTVDSYTGEIRVARSPVSLGPRDRVLFIVATDLGRPARSATGVVIVGLQGESERGPRFPRASSEAMLRENAPPGTPIVSPKAVHAGGSSGPITYSILSGNEKGTFSIQPSTGAITVRSAEGLDFEASPRLRLVLQAESGGAFAFSVLTLTLQDANDNAPRFLRPHYVAFLPESRPLEGPLLQVEADDLDQGPSGQISYSLAASQPARGLFHVDSATGTITTTAILDREIWAETRLVLMATDRGSPALVGSATLTVMVIDTNDNSPTIPQPWELRVSEDALLGSEIAQVTGNDVDSGPVLWYVLSPSGPQDPFSVGRYGGRLSLTGPLDFEQRDRYHLQLLAHDGPHEGHANLTVLVEDVNDNAPAFSQSLYQVMLLEHTPPGSAILSVSATDRDSGVNGHVSYHLASPAEGFSVDPNNGTLFTTVGTLALGHEGPGVVDVVLEARDHGMPSRTAQATVHVQLQDQNDHAPSFTLPHYRVAVTEDLAPGSTLLTLEATDADGSRTHATVDYSIVSGNRGRVFQLEPRLAEAGESGGLGPRALGCLVLLEPLDFESLTQYNLTVTAADRGQPPRSSTVPVTVTVLDVNDNPPVFTRSSYRVAVPEDTPIGAELLQVEASDADPGPHGLVRFTLSSGDPLGLFELDESSGDLRLARPLDCETQARHQLVVQAADPAGAHFALAPVTIEVQDVNDHGPAFPLSLLSTSLVENQPPGTLVTTLHAIDGDAGAFGRLHYSLLEAGPGPEGHEAFALNSSTGELRARVAFDYEHTGSFQLLVGATDAGNLSASVTVSVLVTGEDEYDPVFLAPAFHFQVPEGARRGHSLGHVQATDEDGGADGLVLYSLATSSPYFGINQTTGALYLRVDSRAPGSGTGTSGSGGRTRREAPRELRLEVVARGPLPGSRSATVPVTVDITHTALGLAPDLNLLLVGAVAASLGVVVVLALAALVLGLVRARNRKAEAAPGPMSQAAPLASGSLQKLGREPPSPPPSEHLYHQTLPSYGGPGAGGPYPRGGSLDPSHSSGRGSAEAAEDDEIRMINEFPRVASVASSLAARGPDSGIQQDADGLSDTSCEPPAPDTWYKGRKAGLLLPGTGATLYREEGPTATATAFLGGCGLSPAPTGDYGFPADGKPCVAGALTAIVAGEEELRGSYNWDYLLSWCPQFQPLASVFTEIARLKDEARPCPPAPRIDPPPLITAVAHPGAKSVPPKPASTAATRAIFPPASHRSPISHEGSLSSAAMSPSFSPSLSPLAARSPVVSPFGVAQGPSASALSAESGLEPPDDTELHI; encoded by the exons ATGCAGAAGGTGCAAGGCGTTGCGCCTTCCTGCCTGGGCCTgcagagccccaggcctctcccccTGCTGtcgttgctgctgctgctgctgctactgggGGCCGGGGTGCCGGGAGCCTGGGCTCAGGCCGGGAGCTTGGACCTGCAGATTGATGAGGAGCAGCCAGCGGGCACACTGATCGGGGACATCAGTGCAGGGCTTCCAGCAGGCACGGCTGCACCTCCCATGTACTTCATTTCCGCCCAGGAGGGCAGCGGCGTAGGCACAGACCTGGCCATCGACGAACACAGTGGGGTGGTCCGTACAGCCCGAGTCCTGGACCGAGAGCGGCGGGATCGCTACCGCTTCACCGCGGTCACTCCTGATGGCGCCACCGTGGAAGTTACCGTGCGAGTGGCTGACATCAATGACCACGCTCCAGCCTTCCCACAGGCTCGGGCTGTCCTGCAGATACCTGAGCATACAGCCCTTGGCACCCGCTACCCGCTGGATCCTGCTCGTGATGCAGACGCTGGCCGCCTTGGAACCCAGGGCTACGCACTGTCTGGTGATGGGGCCGGAGAGACCTTCCGgctggagacacgcccgggtccGGATGGGGCCCCAGTGCCTGAGCTGGTAGTTACCGGGGAGCTGGACCGAGAGAACCGCTCACACTACATGCTGCAACTGGAGGCTTACGACGGTGGTTCACCCCCTCGAAGGGCCCAGACCCTGCTGGACGTGACACTGCTGGACATCAACGACCACGCTCCAGCTTTCAATCAGAGCCGCTACCACGCTGTAGTGTCTGAGAGCCTGGCCCCCGGCAGTCCTGTCTTGCAAGTGTATGCCTCTGATGCTGACGCTGGTGCCAACGGGGCTGTAACTTATGAAATCAACCGGAGGCAGAGCGAGGGTGATGGACCCTTCTCCATCGATGCACACACAGGGCTGCTGCGGCTGGAGCGGCCACTGGACTTTGAGCAACGGCGGGTCCATGAACTGGTGGTGCAAGCGCGGGATGGAGGGGCTCACCCTGAGCTGGGCTCAGCCTTTGTGACTGTGCATGTGCGAGACGCCAATGACAATCAGCCCTCCATGACTGTCATCTTCCTGAGTGCAGATGGCTCCCCCCGAGTGTCTGAAGCTGCCCCACCTGGCCAGCTTGTTGCTCGAATCTCTGTGTCAGACCCAGATGATGGTGACTTTGCCCATGTCAATGTGTCCCTGGAGGGTGGAGAGGGCCACTTTGCGCTCAGCACCCAGGACAGCGTCATCTACCTGGTGTGTGTGGCTCGGCAGCTGGATCGGGAGGAACGGGATGCCTATAACTTGCGAGTTACCGCCACCGACTCCGGCTCCCCCCCACTGCGAGCCGAGGCCACCTTCGTGCTGCACGTCACTGATGTCAACGACAACGTGCCTGCCTTTGACCGCCAGCTCTACCGACCAGAACCCCTGCCTGAGGTTGCACTGCCTGGCAGCTTCGTGGTGCGGGTGATGGCACGGGATCCTGACCAGGGCACCAACGGTCAGGTCACCTATAGCCTGGCTCCAGGCGCCCATACCCGCTGGTTCTCCATCGACCCCACCTCAGGCATCATCACCACAGCTGCCTCGCTGGACTATGAGTTGGAACCTCAGCCACAGCTGATTGTGGTAGCCACGGATGGGGGCCTgccccctctctcttcctccaccaCAGTGAGTGTGGCCTTGCAAGACGTGAATGATAATGAGCCACAGTTTCAGAGAACTTTCTACAACGCCTCACTGCCGGAGGGCACCCAGCCCGGAACCTGCTTTCTGCAG GTGACAGCCACAGATGCAGACAGTGGCCCATTTGGCCTCCTCTCCTATTCCTTGGGTGCCGGACTTGGGGCCTCAGGGCCTCCTCCATTCCGCATCGATGCCCACAGTGGCGACGTGTGCACAACCCGGACCCTGGACCGCGATCAGGGGCCTTCAAGCTTTGACTTCACAGTGACAGCTGTGGATGGG GGAGGCCTCAAGTCCATGGTATATGTGAAGGTGTTTGTGTCAGATGAGAATGACAACCCGCCCCACTTTTATCCACGGGAGTATGCTGCCAGCCTGAGCGCCCAGAGTACTCCAGGCACAGCTGTGCTGAGGGTGCGTGCCCATGACCCTGACCAGGGGCCCCATGGGCGACTCTCCTATCACATCCTGGCTGGCAATAGCCCACCACTCTTTGCCTTGGATGAGCACTCAG GGCTGTTGACAGTAGCCTGGCCCTTGGCCAGACGGGCCAACTCTGTGGTGCAGCTGGAGATCGGGGCGCAGGATGGAGGTGGCCTGCAGGCAGAGCCCAGTGCCCGAGTCAACATCAGCATCGTGCCTGGAACTCCCCTGCCACCAGTATTTGAGCAACTACAGTATGTCTTTTCTGTGCCAGAGGATGTGGCACCAGGCACCAGTGTGGGCGTAGTCCAGGCACACAACCCCCCAG GTCGCCTGGGGCCTGTGACCCTCGCCCTCTCAGGCGGGGATCCCCGAGGGCTCTTCTCCCTAGATGGAGCCACAGGACTGTTACAAACGCTTCGCCCTCTGGACCGGGAGCTGCTGGGACCAGTGCTGGAGCTGGAGGTGCGGGCAGGCAGTGGTGTGCCCCCGGCTTTTGCTGTAGCTCGGGTGCGTGTGCTGCTGGATGATGTGAATGATAACTCCCCTGCCTTCCCTGCGCCTGAAGACACAGTGTTGCTGCCATCAAGCATGGCCCCAGGGACCCCCATCTATACACTGCGGGCTTTGGACCCCGACTCAGGCATTAACGGTCGGGTCACCTTTACCCTGCTTGCTGGGGGTGCTGGGGCCTTCACTGTGGACCCCACCACAGGCCGCGTACGGCTAATGGGACCTCTGGGGCCTCCAGGGGGGCCAGCCCATGAACTGGAGCTGGAAGCCCGGGATGGGGGCTCCCCACCCCGCACCAGCCACTTTCGACTGCGAGTGGTGGTACAGGACTTGGGGACCCGCGGGCTGGCTCCCCACTTCGACAGCCCTACCTACCGTGTGGACCTGCCCTCAGGCACCACCCCTGGAACTCAGGTCCTGCAAGTGCAGGCTCGAGCACCAGATGGGGGCCCTGTCACCTACCATCTTGCAGCAGATGGGCCCAGTAGCCCCTTTGGCCTGGAACCACATAGTGGGTGGCTATGGGTGCGAGCAGCACTGGACCGTGAGGCCCAGGAGTTGTACACACTGAAGGTAATGGCAGTGTCTGGGTCCAAAGCTGAGCTGGGGCAGCAGACAGCCACAGCCACCGTGAGGGTCAGCATCCTCAACCAGAATGACCACAGTCCTCGCTTGTCTGAGGAGCCCACCTTCCTGGCTGTGGCTGAGAACCAGCCCCCAGGGACCAGTGTGGGCCGGGTCTTTGCCACTGACCGAGATTCAGGACCCAATGGACGTCTGACCTACAGCCTGCGACAGCTGTCAGAAGACAGCAAGGCCTTCCGCATCCACCCGCAGACTG GAGAGGTGACCACACTGCAAACCCTGGACCGTGAAAAGCAGAGCAGCTACCAGCTCCTGGTGCAGGTGCAGGATGGGGGGAGCCCATCCCGCAGTACCACAGGCACAGTACACATTGCAGTCCTCGACCTCAATGACAACAGCCCCACCTTCCTGCAGGCTTCAGGGGCTGCTGGTGGGGGCCTCCCTATACAG GTACCAGATGGTGCGCCTCCAGGAACACTGGTGACGACGCTGCAGGCCAAGGATCCGGATGAGGGGGAGAATGGAACCATCCTGTACATGCTAACTG GTCCCGGCTCAGAGCTCTTCTCTCTGCACCCTCACTCAGGGGAGCTGCTCACTGCAGCACCCCTGATCCGGGCAGAACGGCCTCATTATGTACTGACACTCAGTGCTCACGACCAAGGCAGCCCCCCTCGGAGCTCCAGCCTCCAGCTGCTGGTCCAG GTGCTTCCCTCAGCTCGCTCTGCTGAGCCTCCACCAGATACCTCAGAGCCAGACCCGGCGGCGCCTGTGCCCGTGGTGCTGACCGTGACAGCAACCGAGGGTCTTCGGCCCGGCTCCCTTTTGGGCTCCGTGGCGCCGCCAGAGTCGGCAGAGGTGGGCGCACTCACCTATACTCTGGTGGGCGGCGCCGACCCCGAGGGCACCTTCGCGCTGGATGCGGCCTCCGGGCGCTTGTACCTGGCGCGGCCCCTAGACTTCGAGGCGGGCCCGGCGTGGCGCGCGCTCACAGTGCGAGCCGAGGGGCCGGGAGGCGCGGGCGCGCGGCTGCTGCGGGTGCAGGTGCGCGTGCAGGACGAGAATGAGCATGCGCCGGCCTTCGCGCGCGACCCGCTGGCGCTGGCGCTGCCGGAGAACCCCGAGCCCGGCGCCGCGCTGTACACTTTTCGCGCGTCCGACGCCGACGGCCCGGGCCCCAACAGCGACGTGCGCTACCGCCTGCTGCGCCAGGAGCCGCCCGTGCCTGCGCTTCGGCTGGACGCGCGCACCGGGGCGCTCAGCGCACCGCGAGGCCTGGACCGGGAGACCACACCTGCTCTGCTGCTGCTTGTGGAAGCCACCGACCGGCCCGCCAACGCCAGCCGCCGCCGCGCAGCACGCGTTTCCGCGCGCGTCTTTGTCACGGATGAGAATGACAACGCTCCGGTCTTTGCCTCGCCTTCACGTGTGCGCCTCCCCGAGGATCAGCCGCCTGGGCCCGCGGCGCTGCATGTGGTAGCCCGGGACCCGGACCTGGGCGAGGCCGCACGCGTGTCCTATCGCCTGGCAGCTGGCGGGGACGGCTATTTCCGGCTACACCCCAGCACCG GAGCGCTGTCCGTGGTGCGGTCCCTAGACCGCGAGCAGCGAGCTGAGTATGTGCTGACTGTGGTGGCCTCCGACCACGGCTCCCCGCCGCGCTCAGCCACGCAGCTCCTGACTGTCAGTGTCGCCGATGTCAACGATGAGGCACCCGCTTTCCAGCAGCAGGAGTACAGCGTCCTCTTGCGTGAGAACAGCCCGCCTGGCACATCTCTGCTCACTCTGCGGGCAACCGACCCTGACCTGG GGGCCAATGGGCAGGTGACTTATGGAGGCGTCTCTGGCGAAAGTTTCTCCCTGGACCCAGACACTGGAGTTCTTACAACTCTTCAGGCCCTGGAtcgggaggagcaggaggagatcaACCTGACAG TGTATGCCCGAGATGGGGGCTTGCCTCCGCTGTTGACCCATGTGACAGTGCGAGTGGCTGTGGAGGACGAGAATGACCATGCTCCAACCTTTGGGAGTGCCCATCTCTCCCTGGAGGTGCCTGAGGGCCAGGACCCCCAGACCCTTACCACGCTGCGGGCCTCTGACCCAGACGTGGGAGTCAATGGGCAACTGCAGTACCGCATCCTGG ATGGAGACCCCTCAGGAGCCTTTGTCCTAGACCAAGCTTCTGGGGAGTTTGGCACCATGAGGCCACTAGACCGGGAGGTGGAGCCAGCATTCCAGCTGCAGATAGAAGCCCGGGATGGAGGCCAGCCAGCTCTCAGTGCCACTCTGCTTGTGACAGTGACAGTGCTGGATGCCAATGACCATGCCCCAGCCTTCCCTGTGCCTGCTTACTCTGTGGAGGTGCCTGAGGATgctcctccagggaccctgctgCTGCAGCTACAGGCTCATGATCCTGATGCTGGGGCCAATGGCCGCGTGACCTACTACCTGGGTGCAGGGGCAGCAGGAGCCTTCCTGCTGGAGCCCAGCTCTGGGGAATTGCGCACAGCCGCAGCCCTGGACAGAGAACAGTGTCCCAGTTATGCCTTTACTGTGAACGCAGTGGATGGTGCAGCTGCTGGGCCCCTAAGCACCACAGTGCCTGTCACCATCACCGTGCGTGATGTCAACGACCACGCACCCACCTTTCCcaccagtcccctgaggctgcgcCTGCCCCGCCCAGGCTCTAGCCTCAGCACCCCAACCCTGGCTCTGGCCACTTTGCGAGCTGAAGACCGTGATGCTGGTGCCAATGCCTCCATCCTATACCGGCTGGCAGGCACACCACCTCCTGGCACCACTGTGGACTCTTACACTGGTGAAATTCGTGTGGCCCGATCCCCTGTATCCCTGGGCCCCAGAGATCGTGTCCTTTTCATTGTGGCCACCGACCTTGGCCGTCCAGCTCGCTCTGCCACAGGTGTGGTCATTGTTGGGCTGCAGGGGGAGTCTGAGCGTGGACCCCGCTTTCCCCGGGCTAGTAGTGAAGCCATGCTCCGTGAGAATGCACCCCCAG GGACTCCCATTGTCTCCCCTAAGGCTGTCCATGCAGGAGGCTCAAGTGGACCCATCACCTACAGCATCCTCAGTGGGAATGAGAAAGGGACATTCTCCATCCAGCCTAGTACAG GAGCCATCACAGTTCGCTCGGCCGAGGGGCTGGACTTTGAGGCAAGCCCACGGCTGCGACTGGTGCTGCAGGCGGAGAGTGGAGGAGCCTTTGCTTTCTCCGTGCTGACCCTAACCCTGCAAGATGCCAATGACAATGCTCCCCGCTTCCTGCGGCCTCACTATGTGGCCTTTCTGCCCGAGTCCAGGCCTTTGGAGGGACCCCTGCTGCAG GTGGAGGCAGATGACCTGGATCAAGGCCCCAGTGGACAGATCTCCTACAGTCTGGCCGCATCCCAACCAGCTCGGGGATTGTTCCATGTAGACTCAGCCACGGGCACTATCACTACCACAGCTATCCTGGACCGTGAGATCTGGGCCGAAACACG GCTTGTACTGATGGCCACAGACAGAGGAAGCCCAGCCCTGGTGGGCTCAGCTACCCTGACAGTGATGGTCATTGACACCAATGACAACAGCCCCACCATTCCCCAGCCCTGGGAGCTCCGAGTGTCAGAAG ATGCACTATTGGGCTCAGAGATTGCACAGGTAACAGGGAATGACGTGGACTCAGGACCAGTGCTGTGGTATGTGCTGAGCCCATCTGGACCCCAGGATCCCTTCAGTGTAGGCCGCTATGGAGGCCGCCTCTCCCTCACGGGCCCCCTGGATTTCGAGCAGCGTGACCGCTACCACTTGCAGCTGTTGGCACATGACGGACCTCATGAGGGCCATGCCAACCTCACGGTGCTTGTGGAGGATGTCAATGACAATGCACCTGCCTTCTCCCAGAGCCTCTACCAG GTGATGCTGCTTGAGCACACACCCCCAGGCAGTGCCATTCTCTCCGTCTCTGCCACTGACCGGGACTCAGGTGTCAATGGTCACGTCTCCTACCACCTGGCTTCCCCTGCTGAGGGCTTCAGTGTTGACCCCAACAACG GGACCTTGTTCACAACAGTGGGAACATTGGCCTTGGGTCATGAAGGGCCAGGAGTGGTGGATGTGGTGCTGGAAGCACGAGATCATGGGATGCCGAGCCGGACAGCACAAGCCACAGTGCATGTGCAGCTGCAGGACCAGAATGACCATGCCCCGAGCTTCACACTGCCACACTACCGTGTGGCTGTGACTGAGGATCTGGCCCCTGGTTCCACCCTGCTCACCCTGGAGGCCACAGATGCTGATGGAAGTCGCACCCACGCCACTGTAGACTACAGCATTGTCAGTGGCAACCGGGGCCGAGTCTTCCAGCTGGAACCCCGGCTGGCTGAGGCTGGGGAGAGTGGTGGACTAGGCCCCCGGGCACTGGGTTGCCTGGTGTTGCTTGAGCCTCTAGACTTTGAAAGCCTAACCCAGTACAATCTAACTGTGACTGCAGCTGACCGGGGGCAGCCACCTCGCAGCTCAACTGTGCCGGTCACCGTCACTGTGCTGGATGTCAATGACAACCCACCTGTCTTCACCCGCTCATCCTACCGCGTGGCAGTACCCGAGGACACGCCCATTGGAGCCGAGCTGCTGCAGGTGGAGGCCTCTGACGCTGACCCAGGCCCTCACGGCCTGGTGCGTTTCACCCTCAGCTCAGGCGACCCTTTGGGGctctttgagctggatgaaagcTCGGGCGACTTGCGACTGGCCCGCCCCTTGGACTGTGAGACCCAGGCTCGACATCAGCTTGTCGTGCAGGCTGCCGACCCTGCCGGGGCACACTTTGCTCTAGCACCAGTGACCATCGAGGTCCAGGATGTGAATGACCATGGCCCGGCTTTCCCGTTGAGCTTGCTCAGCACCAGCCTGGTGGAGAACCAACCTCCAGGCACTCTTGTGACCACGCTGCATGCTATTGATGGGGACGCTGGGGCTTTCGGGAGGCTCCACTACAGCCTGCTGGAGGCTGGGCCAGGGCCTGAGGGCCATGAGGCGTTTGCACTGAACAGCTCAACAGGGGAGTTGCGGGCACGAGTGGCCTTTGACTACGAGCACACAGGAAGCTTCCAGTTGCTGGTGGGTGCTACCGATGCTGGGAATCTGTCAGCCTCAGTCACCGTGTCAGTGCTGGTGACTGGCGAGGATGAGTATGATCCAGTATTCCTGGCTCCAGCTTTCCACTTCCAAGTGCCAGAAGGTGCCAGGCGTGGCCACAGCCTGGGTCATGTGCAGGCCACAGATGAGGATGGAGGTGCTGATGGCCTGGTGCTCTATTCCCTTGCCACCTCTTCCCCCTATTTTGGTATCAACCAGACTACAGGTGCCCTATACCTGCGGGTGGACAGCCGGGCACCAGGCAGTGGAACGGGCACCTCTGGGAGTGGGGGCCGGACCCGGCGAGAGGCACCACGGGAGCTGAGGCTGGAGGTGGTGGCACGGGGGCCTCTGCCTGGTTCCCGGAGTGCCACGGTGCCTGTGACTGTGGACATCACCCACACTGCGCTGGGCCTGGCACCCGACCTCAACCTGCTATTGGTGGGGGCTGTGGCGGCCTCCCTGGGAGTCGTGGTGGTGCTTGCACTGGCAGCCCTGGTGCTCGGGCTGGTGCGGGCCCGTAACCGCAAGGCTGAGGCAGCGCCTGGCCCGATGTCACAGGCAGCACCCCTGGCCAGTGGCTCCCTGCAGAAGCTGGGCCGAGAGccccccagccctccgccctcagAGCACCTGTATCACCAGACTCTCCCCAGCTACGGTGGGCCAGGAGCTGGAGGACCCTACCCCCGTGGTGGCTCCCTAGACCCTTCACACTCAAGTGGCCGAGGCTCAGCAGAGGCTGCAGAGGATGACGAGATCCGCATGATCAACGAGTTCCCGCGTGTGGCCAGTGTGGCCTCCTCGCTGGCTGCCCGTGGCCCGGACTCCGGCATCCAGCAGGATGCAGATGGACTGAGTGACACATCCTGTGAGCCACCTGCCCCTGACACCTGGTATAAGGGCCGCAAGGCAGGGCTGCTGCTGCCAGGCACAGGAGCCACTCTGTACCGAGAAGAgggccccacagccactgccacaGCCTTCTTGGGTGGCTGTGGGCTAAGCCCCGCACCCACCGGGGACTATGGCTTTCCAGCAGATGGCAAGCCATGTGTGGCAGGTGCGCTGACGGCCATTGTGGCCGGTGAGGAGGAGCTCCGTGGCAGCTATAACTGGGACTACCTGCTGAGCTGGTGCCCTCAGTTCCAGCCGCTGGCCAGCGTCTTCACAGAGATCGCCCGGCTCAAGGATGAAGCTCGGCCATGTCCCCCGGCTCCCCGTATTGACCCACCACCCCTCATCACTGCTGTGGCCCACCCAGGAGCCAAGTCTGTGCCCCCCAAGCCAGCCAGCACGGCTGCAACTCGGGCCATCTTCCCACCGGCCTCTCACCGCTCCCCAATCAGCCATGAGGGTTCCCTGTCCTCAGCTGCCATGTCCCCCAGCTTCTCCCCATCGCTGTCTCCTCTGGCTGCTCGCTCACCTGTTGTCTCACCATTTGGGGTGGCCCAGGGCCCCTCAGCCTCAGCACTCAGTGCAGAGTCCGGCCTGGAGCCACCCGATGACACAGAGCTGCACATCTAG